Proteins from a single region of Haloterrigena alkaliphila:
- the glyS gene encoding glycine--tRNA ligase — translation MSEHEHADEAEHETDATSEKLVELAKRRGYFFQSSGAYGGVGGFYTFGPQGASLKGNVEDAWRDRFAVAEGNMEIDAPTIMPEPVFEASGHLEGFDDMLVECPECGESHRADHVIEDNTEYEDAESLPIPEVEDVIAEYELVCPNCGAGLAGQAVETFNLMFATNIGPGDSDPGYLRPETAQGIFVEFPRLKEYARNQLPFGVTQIGRAYRNEISPRRSIIRTREFTQAELEYFIDPETDEPDLESVADVEVTLYPASEQNAEDGSEIQTTIGEAVEDDVITSPWVAYFLGVAKPWYDAVGVDMDRFRFRQHLSGERAHYAADCWDAESEIDGNWIEMAGFAYRSDYDLSKHAEHSGDRFTVFKQYDEPKTVERATVDPDMSYLGPEFGGDAQAVVAELEDLAARDRAAFEGDTVEIDLEGETHELPVEKTGFAVEEQTEAGEHIIPHVIEPSFGVDRLVYTVLHHAYREDEVDGEERTYLELEPEVAPTFVGVFPLQNDDGLEAQADEIVADLRAAGLSVAYDDSGNIGRRYRRQDEVGTPFCVTVDYETIEDDETTVTVRERDSTDQKRLPVEDLAETLSAIRDGDLEFEEL, via the coding sequence ATGAGTGAGCACGAACACGCGGACGAAGCCGAACACGAAACGGACGCGACGAGCGAGAAACTGGTCGAACTGGCCAAGCGTCGGGGCTACTTCTTCCAGTCCAGCGGGGCCTACGGCGGCGTCGGCGGCTTCTACACCTTCGGCCCGCAGGGCGCGTCCCTGAAGGGCAACGTCGAGGACGCCTGGCGCGACCGGTTCGCCGTCGCCGAGGGCAACATGGAAATCGACGCGCCGACGATCATGCCCGAACCCGTCTTCGAGGCCTCGGGCCACCTCGAGGGCTTCGACGACATGCTCGTCGAGTGTCCCGAGTGCGGTGAGAGCCACCGCGCGGACCACGTCATCGAAGATAACACGGAGTACGAGGACGCCGAGAGCCTCCCCATTCCGGAGGTCGAGGACGTCATCGCCGAGTACGAACTCGTCTGTCCGAACTGCGGTGCGGGACTGGCGGGCCAGGCCGTCGAGACCTTCAACCTCATGTTCGCGACGAACATCGGCCCCGGCGACTCCGATCCCGGCTACCTGCGCCCCGAGACCGCCCAGGGCATCTTCGTCGAGTTTCCCCGACTCAAGGAGTACGCCCGCAACCAGCTTCCCTTCGGCGTCACCCAGATCGGCCGGGCCTACCGCAACGAGATCAGCCCGCGCCGCTCGATCATTCGGACGCGGGAGTTCACGCAGGCCGAACTCGAGTACTTCATCGACCCCGAAACGGACGAGCCCGACCTCGAGAGCGTCGCGGACGTCGAAGTGACGCTCTATCCGGCCAGCGAGCAGAACGCCGAGGACGGCTCGGAGATTCAGACGACGATCGGCGAGGCCGTCGAAGACGACGTCATCACCAGCCCGTGGGTCGCCTACTTCCTCGGCGTCGCCAAGCCGTGGTACGACGCGGTCGGCGTCGACATGGACCGGTTCCGGTTCCGCCAGCACCTCTCGGGCGAGCGCGCCCACTACGCGGCCGACTGCTGGGACGCCGAAAGCGAAATCGACGGAAACTGGATCGAGATGGCCGGCTTCGCCTACCGCAGCGACTACGACCTCTCGAAGCACGCCGAACACTCCGGCGACCGCTTCACCGTCTTCAAGCAGTACGACGAGCCCAAAACGGTCGAGCGCGCCACGGTCGACCCCGACATGAGCTATCTGGGACCGGAGTTCGGCGGCGACGCGCAGGCCGTCGTCGCGGAACTCGAGGACCTCGCGGCTCGCGACCGCGCCGCGTTCGAGGGGGACACCGTCGAGATCGATCTTGAGGGAGAGACCCACGAACTCCCCGTCGAAAAGACCGGCTTCGCCGTCGAAGAGCAGACCGAAGCGGGCGAGCACATCATCCCGCACGTCATCGAACCCTCCTTCGGCGTGGATCGGCTCGTCTACACCGTCCTCCACCACGCCTACCGCGAGGACGAGGTCGACGGCGAGGAACGGACCTACCTCGAGCTCGAGCCCGAGGTCGCGCCCACGTTCGTCGGCGTCTTCCCGCTGCAGAACGACGACGGCCTCGAGGCGCAGGCCGACGAGATCGTCGCCGACCTGCGGGCGGCCGGTCTCTCCGTCGCCTACGACGACTCGGGCAACATCGGCCGGCGCTACCGCCGGCAGGACGAGGTCGGCACGCCGTTCTGCGTGACCGTCGACTACGAGACGATCGAAGACGACGAGACGACCGTCACCGTTCGCGAGCGCGACTCGACCGACCAGAAGCGACTGCCCGTCGAGGACCTCGCGGAGACGCTGTCGGCGATTCGGGACGGCGACCTCGAGTTCGAGGAGCTGTAG